ACACCTTGCGCCAGAAGAACCGCGCCCGACTCTCGGCCTTGAATGCAGCAGCGCAGGAGCTCAAACACCCGCTGGCCCCCTGGGTCGACTACTGGCAGATCGGCCAGCGCCTGGCCGAAGCCGCGCAGCCCGAGCTGGACGCTTTCTACGCCCGCTGGCCCGGCTCCTACGTCGAAGACCGCCTGCGCAACGACTGGCTGCTCGAACTGGGGCGCCGCCGCGACTGGAAGAACTTCGCCAAGGACCACGCCGCCTACCAGATGCGCGACGACCGCGAGGTCGCCTGCTACGCCCTGCTGGCCGAGCATTTCAACGGCCGGCCCGTGGCGCGCGAAGCGGCCCGCGCCGCCTGGCTCGCGCAACGCGAGGCCAGCGAAGGCTGTGGTCTGCTGGCCAGCACCTGGCTGGACCAGAAGCAGTTCAACCAGGCCGACCTCTGGCTCAAGCTGCGACTCTCGCTTGAATCGCTCAAGCTGCCGGCCGCACGTCAAGCCGCCAGCCTGCTGGGCAAGCCCGTGGAGCTGGCCCTGAAAGAGTTGCTCGACAACCCTGCGCGCTACATGGCGCGCAAGGCGCGCGGCGGCCCCCGGCAGAACACCGAACTGGCCACCCTGGGACTGATGCGGCTGGCGGCCACCGACCCGGGCGCTGCGGCCGAGGCCATGAACAAGCGCTGGCAGCGCGAGCTGCCGCAAGACCTGCAGGCCTGGGCCTGGGCGCAAATCGGTCGCCAAGCGGCCTTCAAGCTGCAAGCCGAGGCCAGCGATCACTTCGAGCGCGCGCTCAAGCTCCAGGGGCGACTGGCACCTGAGTGGAGCGAAGAGACCCGCGCCTGGATCGTGCGCGCCGCCCTGCGCAGCGGCCGCTGGACCCAGGCCCTGCAAGGTCTGGATCTGCTGACCGGCGCCGATGAAGGCCTGCGTCACGGCCGCGAGGCCCGTGAGGCCCGCCAGGCCCGCGAGCTGCGCGAAGCGCGCGACCTGCCGCCCTGGCCCTACTGGCGCGCACGCGCCCTGCTGGCCACGGCCGCGCCGGGCGCCGCCGGCGAAGCGCAGCGGGACGAAGCGCGCAAGCTGTTGCAGACCATGGCCGAAGCTCCCCAGGCCGCCCTGCACTACTACGGCCGCCTGGCCGCCGAAGAGCTGGGCCTGCAGCCCGCCCTGCCGCCCGCCCCCAGCGCCTTGAGCCCGACCGAGCGCAACCAGGCGCAAGCCCACCCGGGCCTGGGCCGGGCTTTGATGCTGATCCAGCTGGGCTTGCGCAGCGAGGGCAACCGCGAATGGAACTTCTCCCTGCGCGGCCTGAACGACCGCGAGCTGCGCGCCGCCGCCCAGCTGGCCTGCGAGCGCGAACTCTGGGACCGCTGCATCAACAGCAGCGACCGCAGCCGCCAGGAGTTCGACCTGGCCCAGCGCTTCCCCACCCCGTTCCGCAACGCCCTGCTCGGTCAAGCCCGCGAGGCCGGCCTGGACCCGGCCTTTGTCTACGGCCTGATCCGCCAGGAGTCGCGCTTCATCGCCGACGCCCGCTCATCTGTCGGCGCCACGGGCCTGATGCAGGTGATGCCGGCCACGGCGCGCTGGACGGCCAAGAAGGCCGGCCTCAG
This region of Paucibacter aquatile genomic DNA includes:
- a CDS encoding lytic transglycosylase domain-containing protein, which encodes MSTSASPELILEAQDTLRQKNRARLSALNAAAQELKHPLAPWVDYWQIGQRLAEAAQPELDAFYARWPGSYVEDRLRNDWLLELGRRRDWKNFAKDHAAYQMRDDREVACYALLAEHFNGRPVAREAARAAWLAQREASEGCGLLASTWLDQKQFNQADLWLKLRLSLESLKLPAARQAASLLGKPVELALKELLDNPARYMARKARGGPRQNTELATLGLMRLAATDPGAAAEAMNKRWQRELPQDLQAWAWAQIGRQAAFKLQAEASDHFERALKLQGRLAPEWSEETRAWIVRAALRSGRWTQALQGLDLLTGADEGLRHGREAREARQARELREARDLPPWPYWRARALLATAAPGAAGEAQRDEARKLLQTMAEAPQAALHYYGRLAAEELGLQPALPPAPSALSPTERNQAQAHPGLGRALMLIQLGLRSEGNREWNFSLRGLNDRELRAAAQLACERELWDRCINSSDRSRQEFDLAQRFPTPFRNALLGQAREAGLDPAFVYGLIRQESRFIADARSSVGATGLMQVMPATARWTAKKAGLSYSPELMKTQDFNLRIGTHYLKLVLDDFGGSYAMAAAAYNAGPGRPRRWRDGPVLEAAIWAENVPFLETRDYVKKVLTNSAVYAQLLGLGPEASSLKGRLGRSIGPRSAGTDIVPEEQPLP